A window of Halovivax gelatinilyticus genomic DNA:
GACCGGTGGCCGACCCGTCCACCACCCGTCGAAGGGTTCTCGTCTCCCTCCCGGCGATCACACTCGCCGGCTGCTTCTCGAACCCGGTCGACGACTCGGATGAGTCGGAATCCGACGTATCGGGGCCACCGTTCGAAGTGCGAACGATCGACGCGCCGGGGAGCGACGCCGGCGCGGTTTCTCTGCCCGAATCGGGAACGGTGACCGTCTGTAACTTCACCCGGACGGCGTGTCCGACGAGCGAGAGTCACCTCGACGTCATCGGCCGGGCGTTCGATCGGATCGACGACGACGACCGAGTACGGTTTCTCTCGCTCATCGAGTACGGTCGCGATCCGACGAGCGACGACGACGCGTTTGCCGACTGGTGGGCCGAACACGCCGGCGGCTGGCCGCTCGGGATCGACGACGACCGCGTCGCGTTCTCCCATTACGAGATCGATCACACGCCCTCGACCGTCGTCCTCGGTGGTGACGGGACGGTCCTGCTCGATCGAACCGGCACCGAAACGCCCGGCGACATCGTGAGAGCGGTCGACGAGGGACTCGACGCGATGGTGGAGTAGCGACGGCGTCGATCGACCGGAGTCGGCAGACGAGCGTGACCGAACGCGTTCAAATCGTCACAAGTCTACCCGCGTCGAATCGTCTCTACGTGTGCCCTTGATACGGGGCCGAGTTCGTCGAACGCGATTCGATTCCTTCGTCCGGACGCGTCTTCGATCATGGATTATAGGTCGTCGATGATGCGTTGAGGGTCGTCTTCCGGTTCGACGATTACTCGCCCATCCGCCTCGTGTATCTCGACTTCGCTCCCCGGCGTGAGTCCGAGTTGTTCTCGAACTCGTTTCGGTAGAACGATTCGCCCCTTCGCATCGACGGCGACCATATCCCACAATTGGTGGGAGTGAAACAGTTACGTCCGTACTGGTCCGACCCCGTCGATCAACCGCGAGCCATCAATCGTCCGAATCGTGACGACCCAACGGCGTGTCGAAGCAGGGGCTCTGTACCGACGCGACCGGACCGAACTACTCGAGCAATCCGAGGTCCTTCGCGTGGCGTTCGAGTCGCGTATTGTTCCGGTAGTCCGATTCGGACAGTTCCGTCTTTACCACCGTGTACGTGTTCTCGGTGTTGTCGTAGCTGACGTACCCGAAGTTGAGTAATTCCCGACGGACGAGCACGTGATCGTCGAAATCTACCGATAGGACGTCGTTCACGGCCGACTTCTCGTAGGTCTCACCGACGTCGAACCGATCGATGACGCGCGCTAACACGATCTGTTTCAGCGCGTCGTTTCTCGGCAGGCGACCGCGTTCGAGACACGCTGCGGCGTATTCGTCGGCGTCCCGATCGTACTGGAGGTCCATGTCACACCCAGCGGCGGCCAGCATTTCACTCTTATGATACGTCAATTGCGAACCGTATCGATCTCACGCGTTGCATACGACCACCCAGTGTCGGCGGCCACAACGCTATAACCCTCCCGCGAGATGTTCCGCCCATGCTTCACGCAACAGGGCCACTGTGCTCGGTCGACGTCGGCGACCGGACGAGTCGCCGGATCGAGATCGACGACGTCCTCCGTCGCACCGTCGGCGGGCGGGCGCTGGCGACCGCACTCGCACACGATCGCATTCCGTTCGACGCCGATCCGTTCGGGCCGGAAAACCGCGCCTACCTCTCGACGGGGCCGCTCCAGCAGTCGCAGATGTCGTTTACGGGCCGGATGAACATGACCGGCCTCTCGCCGCTGTCCGACGGACTCGCGTCGACGAACGCCGGCGGCTACCTCTCGCGCAACTTCGTCGCGACGGGAATCAGCGCCTGTGAGTTCGTCGGCGAGAGCGACGAACTCCTGGCTATTCACGTCACCGACGAGGGCGTGTCCTTCGAGGAAGTTCCCGAACTAGAAGGCGCGACCGTTCCGGAGTGTTCCGACTACGTCGCCGACGAACACGGCCTCGGCCCCGAACACTGCATCGCGATCGGGCCGGCCGGCGAGAACCTCGTCCGCTTTGCGAGCGTGATGACGTTCGACTCGCGGGCCTTCGGCCGGGGCGGACTCGGCGCCGTCCTCGGTTCGAAGAACATCAAGGTCGTCACCTTCGACGGTGACGCCGATCCGGACGTCACCGTCCCGGACGTCCAGCGCGAGATCCACCGGGAAGCAGCCACGTCGGACGATCGGATGAAACGCCAGGGGACGACCGGCGGGACGGAGTTCATCAACGACAACTTCTCGCTCCCGACGCGATACTTTCAGGAGTACGAGTTCGAGGACGCGGCCAGCATCGGTGGCAACGCCGTCGAAGAAAAGAAGTACGAGAAGGGCGCCTGTTCGGCCTGCGCCTACGCCTGTAAGCTCCCGACTCGCGACGAGGAGACCGGGCTCGAAACGGAGGGCCCGGAGTTCGAGACGGTCTACTCGTTCGGCTCGCTCCAGGGCGTCGGCGACATCGTCGACGTCATGAAAGGCAACGACCTGTGCGACAGACTCGGGATGGACACCATCTCGGCGGGCGTGACCGTCGCCGCCTATCTCGCGAGCGAAGACGAGTTCGGCAACGCGGACCTCGCCCACGAGATCACCGAGAAGATCGCCTACAGAGAGGGGATCGGCGACGACCTGGCCGAAGGCGTCGCACGCGTCCACGATCAGCTCGGCGTGGACGATTACACCGTCAAAGGCGTCGAGTTCGCCGCTCACGACGGGCGCGTTCTCCACGGGCAAGGGCTCTCCTACGCGGTGGCGAACCGCGGCGGCGACCACATGTACGCCGGGATGTTGAGCCTCGAGTACAGCGGCCAGCTCGACCCGGAGGGGACACTGGGGAAAGCCGAACAGCTCGTCGCCCGGGAGAACTACGCCGCGTTCCGGGACTCGGGCGTCGTCTGTTCGTTCGGGAGCGACTACGTCACCGACGAACGACTCGAGGTCCTGTTCGACGCCGACTACGACGACCTTATGGCCGTCGGCGCGGCCACCGTCGGTCGCGAACGACACTTCAACAACAAGCGAGGAATCGACGCCGAGGATGACGAACTGCCCTACGAGCTTCCCGACCTCGAAGAAGCGATTCAAGAGTACTACGACGCCCGCGGGTTGAACGACGACGGAACGGTCCCGTCCGAAACGATCGAGACGGTTGCGCCGACTGCGGACTGAACGGCGCACCAACATCGCTTACGGCGTTACCGATTGTAATTCAACGGTGAACGAGGTGGGGTTTCTGGGAATTTAAGCCAATACGTCGAACGACTCGTAGTATGACCAACACGCTTGCGACCGAGAACGCGATCGAGGAACTCGCGAGACTGCCGACGCTCGCGCATCCGACAGCCGCTCCCGACGGGAGCGCCGTCGCGTGTTACTACGACGTAAGCGGTCGGAACGAGGTCCACGTCGTCGACGTGGAAACCGGCGAGCGTACGCAGTGGTCGGACGGCGACGTCCCGCGGAGTGCTCGCTGGTTTCTCGTCTGGGACGCCGACGGGGAGCGTATTTTCTACCACCGTGACGAGGGCGGCGACGAGCAAAACGACGTGTACGCGCTGTCGTCGGACGGTTCGACGGAACCGGTCGTCGAACTCGACGGGCAGGTCGTCATTCAGGGCGTCGGGGATGACGGGCGTACCCTCCTCGTCGGCTCGAACCGCGACGGCCAGATGAACCTCTTCCGACACGACCTCGTCGACGACGAGACGACGAAGCTCACCGACTACGAGTTGAGCGTCTCGAGCGGGAATCTGTCTCCCGACTGCGACCGGATCGCCTACGCGGCCAACGAGACGGACGATCTGACGAATCGAGACGTCTACGTCGCTGCCGTAGACGGTTCGAATCCACGGAAACTCGCCATCGGTGAGACGGGCGCCGAAGCCGCACCGATCGAGTGGAGCCCGGACGGGGACCGACTCCTCGTCAGCGACAACACGACCGACCTCGGACGCGTCGGCGTCTACGACCTCGAATCGGACGAGGTTACCTGGTACGAGGACGGACAGTTCGAAGAGCGAGCGGTCACGTTCCTCGACGACGGCTCGGCGGTACTCGCGAACCGAACGCGGGACGTTCGTTCCGTTCCGATCGTCTACGATCTGGACTCCGGAACGGCACGCGAACTCGACCTCCCGGACGGCGTCGCCACGCTCGGCATGTGGGGTGCGACGACCAGCGCGCTCGACGACGAGCGAATCGTGGTCCAGCACACCACGCCGACGACGCGGCCGGAGGTACTGGTATACGATCTGGCCGACGATGAGTACGAGGTCCTCGTCGAGGCCGAGTACGGCCCGTTCGATCCGTCTGATTTCGTCGATGCCGAGTACGTAACGTTCACCTCGGACGGGGTACCCGATACCCGAGCCGCGGCCGTCGAGCACGATCCCGCCGACGAACTCGATATCGACGCGTTGTTCTACGACGCGGGCGAACGGCCATCGCCGCTTCTCGTAACCCCTCACGGTGGACCGCGAGCGCGCGATTCCAAGCGGTTTAGCCTTTACACGCAGGTACTGGCCTCGCAGGGATTCTCGGTCCTGCAGGTGAACTACCGGGGGTCGTCCGGCCGAGGGCGCGAGTTCGTCGAGCGGCTCATCGACGACTGGGGCGGTTCCGAACAGGGAGACGTCGCGACGGGCGTCGAACACGTCCTCGAAACGCGCGAGTGGATCGACGAAAACCGCGTCGCCGTCTTCGGCGGCTCCTACGGCGGCTACTCCGCATACTGGCAGCTCGTCCAGTATCCCGACCTGTACGACGCCGGTATCGCCTGGATCGGCGTCACCGAACTCGAAGACATGCACGAGAACACCTTCGACCACTACCGGACCGGCCTCATTGAGAAGTACCTCGGAACGCCCCAGGAGAATCCGACGCTCTACGAGGAGCGCAGTCCAGTCACACACGTCGAGAATCTCGACGCGCCGCTGTTGATGGCCCACGGCGTTAACGACAACCGAGTGCCAGTGTCCCAGGCGCGTATCTTCCGCGACGCGCTCCTCGAGGCGGGCTACGTCGAAGGCGAGGACGGAGACTTCGAGTACGAGGAACTAAGCGACGAGGGTCACGCCTCCTCGGATCAGGAACAGAAGCTTCGGACGTTCCGACTGCTCGCGGACTTCCTCGACCGGCGCCTCTGATCGGTCTCCAGCTCCGTCGATCAATCCGCATCGAGAGCCGCCTCGATTCGCGACTCGATGTCCGTCAACTCGTCACGTATCGCCTCACCTTCGTCGCCTTCGAGTTCCGTGAGTCGATCGCGCACGCCGGCGAGAAGATCGAATTTCTCACCTTCGTCCACGCCCGTCTTCTGCACGTAGACGCGTTCGTCGACGTCGAAAACCTCGCTCTCTTCTAGGTCGGTCACCGAGCACACCACGTCCAGTTTCGTCCGATCGATGCCGAGAACCCACTCCCGCGGGATGGCCCGTTCGTCGAGCGCTTCGAAAACGGCTTCCTCCTCACGCACGGAGCGACGCTCGCGAACGGTCCGGCGCACCGTCCCGAACCGACCGTGCAGTTCCTGCTCCGGGCCGAGCCGGTCGAGTAACTCGTCACGAAACGTCTTCCGGAGACGGTTCGCCCCGTGCTGGACGTCGGAACTAAGGACGTAACAATCGGTCACCGAGGTGGTGTCCATTCGATCCGTCGCTTCGACGTCCAGTCGGTCGAGATGCTCGGCCAGCAAGAGCGCGTCGTCGTGTACCCGTGTCGGCGCCGTCCGCGCATCGGCCGGGGAGACCAGGTACGGGCTCTCGCCGCCGCTCGCCGCGTCCGGATCGAACGCGAGGTACTCCCCGTCGACCGTCGCGACGGGCGAGAGCGACAGCACCGTCGCGTACGGTTCGACTCCGGGCTGGAGCGATCGGATGGAGATCGGGTGCTCGTCGAATCGCTCCGCGAGGACGTCGAACTGCTCGCGCCAGAGAGAGCGCTCCTCCCCGCTGTCGACGAAGCGAATCTCGACACAGTCGTCGGTCACGGACTCGATTTCGAATCGGCGACCGGAGACCGGCGTCTCCAGTTCGGATCCGGGTTCGAGGGCATCTAGCTGCTCGCTCACTACAGCCCAGC
This region includes:
- a CDS encoding TlpA family protein disulfide reductase, with amino-acid sequence MTDRESRPPSAGGVPTATRRDLADTPTGPVADPSTTRRRVLVSLPAITLAGCFSNPVDDSDESESDVSGPPFEVRTIDAPGSDAGAVSLPESGTVTVCNFTRTACPTSESHLDVIGRAFDRIDDDDRVRFLSLIEYGRDPTSDDDAFADWWAEHAGGWPLGIDDDRVAFSHYEIDHTPSTVVLGGDGTVLLDRTGTETPGDIVRAVDEGLDAMVE
- a CDS encoding AbrB/MazE/SpoVT family DNA-binding domain-containing protein — protein: MVAVDAKGRIVLPKRVREQLGLTPGSEVEIHEADGRVIVEPEDDPQRIIDDL
- a CDS encoding DUF2087 domain-containing protein gives rise to the protein MDLQYDRDADEYAAACLERGRLPRNDALKQIVLARVIDRFDVGETYEKSAVNDVLSVDFDDHVLVRRELLNFGYVSYDNTENTYTVVKTELSESDYRNNTRLERHAKDLGLLE
- a CDS encoding aldehyde ferredoxin oxidoreductase C-terminal domain-containing protein produces the protein MLHATGPLCSVDVGDRTSRRIEIDDVLRRTVGGRALATALAHDRIPFDADPFGPENRAYLSTGPLQQSQMSFTGRMNMTGLSPLSDGLASTNAGGYLSRNFVATGISACEFVGESDELLAIHVTDEGVSFEEVPELEGATVPECSDYVADEHGLGPEHCIAIGPAGENLVRFASVMTFDSRAFGRGGLGAVLGSKNIKVVTFDGDADPDVTVPDVQREIHREAATSDDRMKRQGTTGGTEFINDNFSLPTRYFQEYEFEDAASIGGNAVEEKKYEKGACSACAYACKLPTRDEETGLETEGPEFETVYSFGSLQGVGDIVDVMKGNDLCDRLGMDTISAGVTVAAYLASEDEFGNADLAHEITEKIAYREGIGDDLAEGVARVHDQLGVDDYTVKGVEFAAHDGRVLHGQGLSYAVANRGGDHMYAGMLSLEYSGQLDPEGTLGKAEQLVARENYAAFRDSGVVCSFGSDYVTDERLEVLFDADYDDLMAVGAATVGRERHFNNKRGIDAEDDELPYELPDLEEAIQEYYDARGLNDDGTVPSETIETVAPTAD
- a CDS encoding S9 family peptidase, translating into MTNTLATENAIEELARLPTLAHPTAAPDGSAVACYYDVSGRNEVHVVDVETGERTQWSDGDVPRSARWFLVWDADGERIFYHRDEGGDEQNDVYALSSDGSTEPVVELDGQVVIQGVGDDGRTLLVGSNRDGQMNLFRHDLVDDETTKLTDYELSVSSGNLSPDCDRIAYAANETDDLTNRDVYVAAVDGSNPRKLAIGETGAEAAPIEWSPDGDRLLVSDNTTDLGRVGVYDLESDEVTWYEDGQFEERAVTFLDDGSAVLANRTRDVRSVPIVYDLDSGTARELDLPDGVATLGMWGATTSALDDERIVVQHTTPTTRPEVLVYDLADDEYEVLVEAEYGPFDPSDFVDAEYVTFTSDGVPDTRAAAVEHDPADELDIDALFYDAGERPSPLLVTPHGGPRARDSKRFSLYTQVLASQGFSVLQVNYRGSSGRGREFVERLIDDWGGSEQGDVATGVEHVLETREWIDENRVAVFGGSYGGYSAYWQLVQYPDLYDAGIAWIGVTELEDMHENTFDHYRTGLIEKYLGTPQENPTLYEERSPVTHVENLDAPLLMAHGVNDNRVPVSQARIFRDALLEAGYVEGEDGDFEYEELSDEGHASSDQEQKLRTFRLLADFLDRRL